ATTAACTCCCGCAAGAATACAACGGGATCTGCGCAGGACAAGATGCCGATAGATACTATTCTCCTGGCGGGGAAACCCGTCGCTGAGGCAGTATACAGTGGCCTCCAATCACGTATTAACGCGCTGCGTGAGACAGATACGATCCCTGGTCTGGCGGTGGTATTGGCTGGTGAGGACCCTGCTTCCACCGTCTATGTGCAGTCTAAGACCAGGGCTTTTCAGCGTCTGGAGCTATTCGCGGAAACCTTCCATCTGACGGCGTCAACTGAAGAATCTGAAGTCCTCCAGCTTATAGACCGCCTGAACGAAGACGAGCGCTTCCACGGAGTCCTGGTGCAGCTGCCTTTGCCACGGCAGATAAAATCTGAAAACGTACTGGAGCGGGTTTCGCCCCTGAAGGATGTGGACGGTTTCCATCCCGATAACCTGGGGCGCCTTCTCGCCGGTCAACCAAGATTTATACCCTGCACGCCTCAAGGGATCCTTGAACTCCTGGCTTATTATAAAATCCCCACTATCGGCCGTCATGCCGTAGTGGTTGGCCGCAGCACGATCGTGGGCAAGCCCATGATGGCCCTGCTGGCTAACAAATGGAACCGAGGAAACGCCACGGTTACTGTCTGTCATACCGGCACACCGGATATTGCCGAGTATACTAGCCAAGCGGACCTTTTGATCGTCGCTTCGGGACAACCACAGCTAATCACCCCTGAAATGGTCAAGGCCAGTGCGGACATCGTGGATGTGGGAATGAATCGGGAGCCGGACAGTTCTCCCAAGGGCTATCGTCTCGTGGGAGACGTCGCCACCGAACAGATGATGGGGCATGTCCATGCTATCACACCGGTTCCAGGAGGCGTCGGTCCCATGACTGTTGCCATGCTGGTGTCAAATACCGTGCTGGCGGCGGAAATAAGAGCTGGAGTCGCTTCCACTAAGTGAGTTATATTTAGTCCAAATGGTTACTGCATCTGAAAGAAGCGCTATGACGACAACCGATATTGTGGGCGA
This Candidatus Neomarinimicrobiota bacterium DNA region includes the following protein-coding sequences:
- a CDS encoding bifunctional 5,10-methylenetetrahydrofolate dehydrogenase/5,10-methenyltetrahydrofolate cyclohydrolase; this encodes MPIDTILLAGKPVAEAVYSGLQSRINALRETDTIPGLAVVLAGEDPASTVYVQSKTRAFQRLELFAETFHLTASTEESEVLQLIDRLNEDERFHGVLVQLPLPRQIKSENVLERVSPLKDVDGFHPDNLGRLLAGQPRFIPCTPQGILELLAYYKIPTIGRHAVVVGRSTIVGKPMMALLANKWNRGNATVTVCHTGTPDIAEYTSQADLLIVASGQPQLITPEMVKASADIVDVGMNREPDSSPKGYRLVGDVATEQMMGHVHAITPVPGGVGPMTVAMLVSNTVLAAEIRAGVASTK